CGAGCCTATCCCCGGTGCATTTATCGTTGCTGCAGTGGCGGAAATCTTTTTTCGAGAAAGGGTGCCCTATATTTTCTCGGgatggatgctgatgagTTTAATCGGGCGACGATACGCTTTCCCAATGCCTGATTTTGTTATACCCGACAAACTCATCGACAAAGCAATTGCAATACTTAGCCATCGTGGCTACTCGCCCTGCCCCAACCCTACCTGCCTAGAGTTTACGGGCAATCGACAACGGAACTGTAAGCACTTTTGGAACCAGTTTCATCCGGTTGGGAAAGCGCATTTCCACCTGGAGGGGGACGTCCTTCTAACCATCCTTCCGAAATCCGAGATCTTCCCTTGGATCCCCGACTACACGCCTGGGCCACCCACTATTGATGATCCGCATCTGACGGTCACCAGTGATATGAGGCTAGCCCCTGCGACTGACTTTGGGGCCACAGGACCCTGGACAGAGCTGTTCCCAATCCAAATGCCGAATCCAAATACTTTCAGAGAGGCTATACTCTACCTAATGGCTCTCCACGAGCCAGGCCCGAGCCCCAGCACCCCCAAACTTCGGTTCAAATTCTACCCATGGCTGCATATGAAAGAGGCACTGATGCCGTCCCCGGATTTGCGCCTCGACGATGATCCTCCAATCCTGTCTCTCGGGCGGCCTGCAAAGCTGAGTGAGATTCACGCGCCTGAACGTGAGTATGAGAGGACAGTGCTTCAACCAAAGTATCGCCCTGTTTGGGAGTATTTAAGCGGGCACCGCCCACCAAACCATCATCCGCACCTTCCACTACTTCGACTTCGCGAGAAAATGATTGAGACTGGGGAGCTTCCGCACGATCTGCCCAAGTATGATCTCAAGGCTTACAAACCGTTGCAGCAGGTAACGTACTATAGGTTGGACCAAGTCCCTACCAGAAAGCCCTAACTTTCGTCTTTGCTGTTTTTCTGTTCTGGTTTTCATTATGTTGCTTGTCTCAAAGAAATTGAATTTTTATTTGACTGTAGTCCATTGTTCTTTACGGACTGTCTGAGTTAGCACTGTAGTACAATTGAGAACACGAGAGGACCAGTAGAAGTCCTATATCGTGGAAGTCATGGGTGACAACTTTGGGCCAGGTTCACAATGTTGTCAATGATAATGTAGCTGGGGCTGGACTGATTACTCAAAGCTCTACGCAGGAGAACACTTTCGGctcctgcagcagctccttcatTATAAGAACAATGTAGAAGGCTGTCCCAAGCGCTGAAAGTGTCCGCACCAACGTCGCTGGGCGGCTTTTCGATGCACATCCCACCTTATACTCGAAGAAATCTGACCATCTGCTGCGGGCAAACAACGGTATACTGTTGTCCTTCATGGCGATCAGGGAAGTACGGCAGTCGAGGACTGGCCGCCTTTCATTCTATACTCACTAACGCCTCGTCACAGGTTCCCTTGGCTGTCAAGGCCGACGCTTGTCGACGCAGCGGCTGTAACGAACATCACCCACCGTCCTTTTCTTTCACCAGAGGATATCATAACGGAAGCTGTGTTCAGGGCCTCTTGGAGGCGAGGGTTCACCACGCACTGGCCATTGCGCTCCGTCTCTCGAAACAGGGAAGGCGGCTGGCGTACTCACGGGATCAGTTGTCGATTCTTGAGGCCGATATTGCATCATTTGCTATTCTTGCAGGGGGAGTGAGGCCTATCAGTTCCAGACCTACATTGGGACTGGTCTTTGACCTCCATCCCATCGGGCTTTCCTTTTGGTGCTGGGGTCGGACTCGCCATCGAAAGGCTGGTATGCGCATTCCGACACTGAGGCTCAAATCGTGTTCTGAGGTGGTAGCCACCATTGTCACATAGCTGGATGGGCGAGCTTTTGTTCACCTTCTATTATGCCATGGAAGAATGGGCCTTTGTTTATCTAGATACTGATTCAATGCGAGATTGTTGTGACAAAGCAGTGCTATTCACGACCACCTCTTTGATCATCATTGAAGCTTCTATACAGTAATTCGACACTTAACAATGGCCCCAGGGTGGAGCTCGTGAGGTTCTTCATGCTGTACTCTCCACGGCCAGGGAACAAAGAATCAAACAAAGGCGTTTATAATTGAGCTAACCCAGAGACGCGTCTATAAATAGTCTCTCAGCGGTGCCGGTTGACTGAGCCATCAGCGACTCGCTTTCGATAACTGCACAGTCATGTCTCTTGAACAAGTGGGAGAGCCCGTTCGCGGTGCGTTTGTTGCCGCCAATGCAGCCGAAGCATTGGTCGATGCCGGTATCTATAATGTTATGGTGGGACAAAAGGCTGCTGGGTTTGTTGGTCAGTCAAAACCATATCTAGAGGCTGATTTCGCAGTCGAAGACAAGCAAATCCAAAGGGCAGTAGATGCCCTAACCCACTTCCAAATTCAAATTCGAAATATGCACCAGCTCCGACTGCATAGACCTAATGGGAGACCGCAGTGATATCTCCAGGAAGATCTATGAGCGTGACTGGATATATGCTGATTCGTACAGATTCTCCGACAGGCACCATATCCCTGCGGCTCACTTCCATCACAATGGCATAGCCTTGTCTCTTCATTTGAGATCTGTTGCCATGCCATGGCTTACCGAGGGCGGCTTTGCTGCCGGTCATGGCCTTACTACCTCTACTGAACCCCAATTACCCCCTCCCACTGGCGGCCCCGAACCGGATTGCCAGGGGCCTACCGGACCTTGGACCAATTTATACCCTATCCGGATCCAGAATCCGGTTGCTTTTACAGAGGGCGCTCTTTACATGCTAGCACTGCACATGGACAAGGATCTCAGTAACAGCAATTACTTGAGGCACCTTTATGAGGATATCCTTTTATCGTATAGGGTATAGAGCCCTATACCCGTTCAAGCCCGAGTATTACAGGACTCTTCAGCCCAAGTTCGAGTGGGCCTGGCAGTATATTAATGACTACCGCCGCCCTGGAGGCCACGACCGATATGCGCCACTTCTCCGGCTTCGTGAACATATGATCATCCATGGCGAGCTTCCATCCGATTTGCCTAGGTGGGATCACTCCGGCGTACCGGGATATGCGCTAGTTGATTCAGGCTGGGATTACTACACAACTTCAAAGCTTCCTAAAGTAGGAGCACCCAAGGAAGTCTAATATCTACTGTTTTGGTGTTCTGTGGCCGTGCTATATTGTTGATATTAGTTAGTTGTCCGGTGCAAGGACTTAAAAGTTCTGTTTCTACATCATATTTTCCAGTTCACCACATGTAGACCCTTCTGTAGATAAACAATACTGCTTCGTCTGGGTCGCTCGTCGCAAGACACCTTGATCAGCCCAGTCAGAACTCCTTATGTGGATTTCCTTCCTCCCGTGCTGTCGTGGTTCTGCCAGGTGGCACATTGACGGAGGCTGTTCCAGGGTTTGTTGGACGGTCTCTAGAAGAATGGGTTTCCTTCGTGAATACCATCGGCAACACCTCGGAGCAATGACTGTCGATGTCGTCCGACGTATGGCCCAGTTCCAACACCCTTGATGCGGTAATTGTCAGTTCCTTTGCAATGACGTCCTTGCTCTCAATCAGCAAAACAATTGTGCGTCTTCCCCGGTCTC
This region of Aspergillus puulaauensis MK2 DNA, chromosome 5, nearly complete sequence genomic DNA includes:
- a CDS encoding uncharacterized protein (COG:S;~EggNog:ENOG410Q20J), whose amino-acid sequence is MAPHEPIPGAFIVAAVAEIFFRERVPYIFSGWMLMSLIGRRYAFPMPDFVIPDKLIDKAIAILSHRGYSPCPNPTCLEFTGNRQRNCKHFWNQFHPVGKAHFHLEGDVLLTILPKSEIFPWIPDYTPGPPTIDDPHLTVTSDMRLAPATDFGATGPWTELFPIQMPNPNTFREAILYLMALHEPGPSPSTPKLRFKFYPWLHMKEALMPSPDLRLDDDPPILSLGRPAKLSEIHAPEREYERTVLQPKYRPVWEYLSGHRPPNHHPHLPLLRLREKMIETGELPHDLPKYDLKAYKPLQQVTYYRLDQVPTRKP